A single window of Rubripirellula lacrimiformis DNA harbors:
- a CDS encoding response regulator transcription factor has protein sequence MSIRLLVVEDEPGIADFLVRGLTEEGYAVTHVADGQHAWLRLQSETWDLVLLDWWLPGEDGLQILKRFRQKNRTTPVLFLTARDGVSERVTGLDSGADDYLTKPFAFEELLARVRSLLRRQGQSDSLHLEYQDIRIDLAQQKATRGDMPIDLTAKELSLLTMFLRHPGRVLSRTRIYETVWDENFDGMSNTLEVHVKELRRKLEKMGPRVIQTQRGQGYILELPQ, from the coding sequence ATGAGTATCCGCCTATTGGTCGTCGAAGACGAGCCAGGAATCGCTGACTTCCTGGTTCGCGGACTGACGGAAGAGGGATATGCGGTTACCCATGTAGCCGACGGTCAACATGCTTGGCTGCGATTGCAATCCGAAACCTGGGACCTAGTGCTTTTGGATTGGTGGCTGCCAGGCGAGGACGGGCTACAGATCCTGAAACGGTTCCGCCAAAAGAATCGCACCACACCCGTGCTGTTTTTGACTGCCCGCGACGGGGTCAGCGAACGTGTCACGGGGCTGGATTCCGGTGCCGACGACTATCTGACCAAACCATTCGCCTTCGAAGAATTGTTAGCGCGAGTGCGATCGCTGCTGAGACGCCAGGGGCAATCGGATTCGCTGCACCTGGAATACCAGGACATTCGCATCGATCTGGCTCAACAGAAAGCTACCCGCGGTGACATGCCGATCGACCTGACCGCAAAAGAGCTGTCTCTGTTGACGATGTTCTTGCGGCACCCTGGACGCGTGCTTTCGCGAACACGAATTTACGAAACGGTTTGGGACGAAAACTTTGACGGCATGTCCAATACGCTTGAAGTGCACGTCAAAGAACTAAGACGCAAACTGGAAAAAATGGGACCACGTGTCATCCAGACACAGCGTGGCCAGGGTTACATCCTGGAATTGCCCCAGTAA
- a CDS encoding sulfatase yields the protein MTHTTTPAAALAFAACLFATGFADQPTSESTSQTSSHGRPNVLFIAVDDLRPSMGCYGDPHAITPNMDGLASRGVQFNRAYCQVAVCNPSRASLMTGIRPDNLGVWTLPIHFREAKPDAVTMPQWFRQFGYTAVSHGKIYHNPTPDPQSWSEPIRALGFLPNPYPEGTRSIVQAAMTNLPANDWRKNNLRNPSTAAADLADNQLLDGARTDMAIDDLRRLGKQPEPFFLAMGYIRPHLAWVAPEKYWQMHDPTTLPVLEDQQVIADTPGYAPSNNSELSHYVDLIDMPKPWDETELSTEKRRHLMHGYYACVSYVDAQIGRLLKALDDEGLAENTIVVLWSDHGWKLGENRGWGKMTNYEIDARVPLIIAAPTLPTAGQTTNQLAELLDIYPTLCELAGIETPDFIDGRSLVPVLKDPQTAVRDAATSQYYRKFDGRQYMGYSMRTRDYRFVQWRDFDTGQVTDHELYDHRTIDIESENIFPTASTDLIDRLTQQLVQSHPPQELRMTPAIHSNPNPGRWRAEMIISNQTQTELRVYPITPSGRRGRVKRIKASLRATFQARIGNVFVVESEDGRIYEIHSPSFSSRKIVIQ from the coding sequence ATGACCCACACGACCACCCCAGCGGCAGCATTGGCCTTCGCTGCATGCCTATTCGCGACCGGGTTTGCGGATCAGCCGACATCTGAATCAACATCCCAAACCTCGTCCCATGGACGCCCGAACGTCTTGTTCATCGCTGTCGATGACTTGCGTCCGTCGATGGGATGTTATGGCGACCCCCATGCGATCACCCCGAACATGGATGGATTGGCGTCCCGAGGCGTGCAGTTCAATCGTGCCTATTGCCAGGTCGCGGTGTGCAATCCGTCACGAGCCAGTTTGATGACAGGCATCCGTCCGGACAACCTGGGCGTGTGGACATTGCCCATCCACTTTCGCGAGGCCAAACCGGACGCCGTAACGATGCCACAATGGTTTCGGCAGTTCGGCTATACCGCGGTCAGCCACGGAAAAATCTATCACAACCCAACGCCCGATCCACAATCATGGAGCGAGCCGATTCGCGCGTTGGGGTTCCTTCCCAATCCGTATCCCGAAGGCACCCGTTCCATCGTCCAGGCAGCGATGACGAATCTGCCTGCCAACGACTGGCGAAAGAACAACCTGCGAAACCCTAGCACCGCTGCGGCTGATCTTGCCGACAACCAATTGCTTGACGGGGCTAGGACCGACATGGCGATCGACGACTTGCGTCGCCTGGGCAAACAACCCGAACCCTTCTTCTTGGCGATGGGATACATCCGACCGCACCTGGCTTGGGTCGCCCCCGAGAAATACTGGCAGATGCACGATCCGACCACGTTGCCGGTCTTGGAGGATCAACAGGTGATTGCTGACACGCCTGGCTACGCACCAAGCAATAACAGTGAACTGTCACACTACGTTGACCTGATCGACATGCCGAAACCGTGGGACGAAACGGAACTGTCGACTGAAAAACGGCGTCATTTGATGCACGGCTATTACGCCTGCGTCAGCTACGTGGACGCACAGATCGGCCGACTGCTGAAAGCCTTGGACGACGAAGGACTGGCCGAAAACACGATCGTTGTGCTGTGGAGCGACCATGGTTGGAAGCTCGGCGAGAATCGCGGTTGGGGGAAGATGACGAACTACGAAATCGATGCCCGGGTGCCGTTGATCATCGCTGCCCCCACGCTACCAACGGCAGGTCAGACGACCAATCAACTGGCTGAATTGCTGGACATTTACCCCACCCTCTGTGAACTCGCGGGGATCGAAACCCCTGACTTTATCGACGGCCGCAGTCTGGTGCCAGTCTTGAAAGATCCCCAAACCGCGGTGCGTGATGCAGCGACAAGTCAGTACTATCGGAAGTTCGATGGTCGCCAATACATGGGCTATTCGATGCGGACGCGCGACTATCGATTCGTCCAGTGGCGTGACTTCGACACCGGTCAGGTGACCGACCACGAACTCTACGATCATCGAACGATCGATATCGAAAGCGAAAACATCTTTCCCACCGCGTCGACCGACCTGATCGATCGCTTGACGCAACAATTGGTCCAGTCCCATCCACCCCAAGAACTGCGGATGACCCCCGCCATCCATTCGAACCCGAACCCGGGCAGGTGGCGTGCGGAAATGATCATCAGCAACCAAACGCAAACAGAACTGAGGGTGTATCCGATCACACCCTCGGGTAGACGAGGCCGCGTCAAACGAATCAAAGCGTCGCTTCGTGCAACCTTCCAGGCACGCATCGGGAATGTTTTTGTTGTCGAAAGCGAAGACGGACGGATTTACGAAATTCACTCGCCGTCGTTCTCGTCGCGAAAGATTGTGATCCAGTAG
- a CDS encoding mannitol dehydrogenase family protein, with amino-acid sequence MRLNQQNLSELPAELHPPNYDRSRIKPGIVHVGIGGFHRSHEAYYTDQWMRLGEGTEPGDASQWGICGIGLREADRKIATVLQEQDYLYTLIVKEPGGGVEHRVIGSIVDFLLGCDDPAAVIQQMASPDTKIVSLTITEGGYNVDPKTGGFDATNPDAQHDVSSPQQPRLVFGYLTAALKLRRDRGQPAFTIQSCDNIQHNGDLTRRMVIEFARMQDAALADWIEAEVRFPNAMVDRITPVTSPSDIESLDQQFGLRDDWPVTCEPFCQWIIEDNFSNGRPEWEQVGAQFVSDVTPYEKMKLRLLNAGHSVLGLLGSVYGYATIDETIGDPLFAIFLRSFLDNEATPVLDPVDGIDLDQYKDTLIERFGNPNIKDRLERICLESSSKLPVFLIPTVRENLKRGKSVDHAALVIAAWCYYSDRHADRHGNALEVVDGQQAELQSAAKKTPTDPLAFIRIESVFGDLAENARFAESYQRLVNQIYADPDVSVLMQQIANG; translated from the coding sequence ATGCGATTGAACCAACAGAACCTGTCTGAACTGCCCGCCGAACTGCACCCGCCCAACTATGACCGATCGCGGATCAAACCCGGGATTGTGCATGTCGGCATCGGTGGTTTCCATCGGTCCCACGAAGCGTATTACACCGATCAATGGATGCGATTGGGCGAAGGGACCGAACCGGGGGATGCGTCGCAGTGGGGGATCTGCGGGATCGGATTGCGGGAAGCCGATCGCAAGATTGCCACCGTGCTTCAAGAACAGGACTACCTCTATACGCTGATCGTGAAGGAACCCGGCGGCGGTGTCGAACATCGCGTGATCGGATCCATTGTCGATTTCCTGCTTGGTTGTGACGATCCGGCCGCGGTGATCCAGCAGATGGCCAGCCCGGACACCAAGATCGTATCACTGACGATCACCGAAGGCGGCTACAACGTCGATCCCAAGACAGGCGGTTTCGACGCCACCAATCCCGATGCACAGCATGATGTGTCCAGCCCACAACAACCTCGCCTGGTGTTTGGCTACCTGACGGCAGCACTCAAACTGCGGCGTGACCGCGGGCAGCCCGCCTTTACCATCCAATCCTGCGACAACATCCAACACAATGGTGACCTGACCCGCCGCATGGTGATCGAATTCGCTCGCATGCAAGACGCGGCGCTCGCGGATTGGATCGAGGCCGAGGTACGTTTCCCCAACGCGATGGTCGACCGGATCACGCCGGTGACATCTCCGTCGGACATCGAATCCCTGGACCAACAGTTCGGACTGCGTGACGATTGGCCGGTCACTTGTGAACCGTTCTGCCAATGGATCATCGAAGACAACTTTTCCAATGGTCGTCCCGAGTGGGAACAAGTGGGTGCGCAGTTCGTCTCGGATGTCACGCCGTACGAAAAAATGAAGCTGCGTCTGCTAAACGCCGGCCATTCCGTCCTAGGCTTGCTGGGATCGGTCTATGGGTACGCCACCATCGACGAAACGATCGGCGACCCACTGTTTGCGATCTTCCTACGCAGTTTTCTGGACAACGAGGCGACCCCTGTTTTGGATCCCGTCGACGGGATTGACCTGGATCAGTACAAGGACACCTTGATCGAACGATTCGGCAATCCCAACATCAAAGATCGCCTAGAACGCATCTGTCTGGAAAGTTCCAGCAAACTGCCGGTGTTCCTAATCCCCACGGTCCGCGAGAACTTGAAACGAGGCAAGTCGGTGGATCACGCGGCGTTGGTAATCGCCGCCTGGTGCTATTACAGCGATCGCCACGCGGACCGACACGGCAACGCCCTGGAAGTCGTCGACGGACAACAAGCCGAACTGCAATCCGCAGCCAAGAAGACTCCCACCGACCCGCTGGCGTTCATCCGAATCGAATCGGTGTTCGGCGACTTGGCCGAAAACGCACGATTTGCCGAATCGTATCAGCGGCTGGTCAACCAGATCTACGCCGACCCCGACGTATCGGTCCTGATGCAACAGATCGCCAACGGCTAA
- a CDS encoding purine-cytosine permease family protein gives MSTEATQKIIAGMKPEQLPIPQHKLHRWTHFAGLYAGEHVAATEFVIGATFVALGATTTDILIGLLIGNVLAVLSWTLITAPIAVQTRLSLYTYLDKIAGDSMTQLYNWANVLIFTVISAAMITVSCTAVRLLFNIPSQLEWYPTNSLFVMVVLAVGAIVVVVAMYGFDAVAEFSGLCGPWLVVMFVSGAFALFPALAESVLGRPWLDHFSEFITIGDQLIWTGVNSQGEPGIGLWEVVGFAWAANTITHFGLIDMALLRYAKRPIYGLCTSAGMLFGHYVAWIAAGIMGAGTAVLLKSTIVQLDPGDVAFQALGYSGYVIVIVAGWTTANANLYRAGLAAQAIFHNHSRMQVTATVGVITVLVACFPFVFSQILPLLTYAGLLVVPVGAIVFTEHFIFPRIGLTRYWAHYRNLTHSTPAVASWAAGLVFAFGLQAMQVMSFFYLFLPTWIFTIVLYTFLARRYGAAQSYTAERAADRELSDAIKAMQDQQAIDDGEPAIDTSLLTKALRAVAWTSLGLTAILATIVMFRSPDMATYDKNVAFFRTWAFIFTITYFSSSYWALHRRKAVQNTAVIPASAV, from the coding sequence ATGAGCACTGAAGCGACACAGAAGATCATTGCAGGGATGAAGCCCGAGCAGTTGCCGATCCCGCAACACAAGCTGCATCGCTGGACGCACTTTGCCGGACTGTACGCTGGCGAACATGTCGCGGCGACCGAATTTGTGATCGGTGCGACCTTCGTCGCGTTGGGGGCCACCACGACTGACATTTTGATCGGGCTGCTGATCGGAAATGTGTTGGCGGTTCTAAGCTGGACACTGATCACCGCGCCGATCGCAGTCCAAACGCGTCTGAGTCTCTACACATACTTGGACAAGATCGCCGGCGACTCGATGACCCAGCTGTACAACTGGGCCAACGTGCTGATTTTCACCGTCATTTCCGCAGCGATGATTACGGTTTCCTGCACGGCGGTACGATTGCTGTTCAACATACCATCGCAACTGGAATGGTATCCCACCAACAGTCTGTTCGTGATGGTGGTCTTGGCCGTGGGGGCGATCGTGGTCGTCGTTGCGATGTATGGATTCGATGCGGTCGCAGAGTTTTCGGGACTTTGTGGACCCTGGTTGGTCGTCATGTTTGTCAGCGGTGCATTTGCTCTTTTCCCAGCGCTGGCCGAATCGGTGCTGGGACGCCCCTGGCTGGATCATTTTTCTGAGTTCATCACGATTGGCGATCAACTGATTTGGACGGGCGTCAACAGCCAGGGTGAACCTGGCATCGGCCTTTGGGAAGTCGTAGGTTTTGCATGGGCGGCCAACACGATCACTCACTTTGGCTTGATCGACATGGCGCTGCTGCGTTATGCCAAACGCCCGATCTATGGATTGTGCACGAGCGCCGGAATGCTGTTCGGACACTACGTGGCTTGGATTGCCGCTGGGATCATGGGCGCCGGAACCGCCGTGCTGCTGAAGTCGACGATCGTGCAACTGGACCCCGGCGATGTCGCGTTTCAAGCCCTGGGTTACTCGGGCTATGTCATCGTGATTGTTGCTGGATGGACCACCGCAAACGCCAACCTGTACCGGGCCGGCTTAGCAGCCCAAGCCATTTTCCATAATCATTCGCGGATGCAAGTGACTGCCACGGTGGGTGTGATCACGGTCTTGGTCGCTTGTTTCCCGTTTGTGTTCAGTCAAATTCTGCCACTGCTGACGTATGCGGGATTGTTGGTGGTTCCCGTGGGCGCGATCGTGTTCACCGAACACTTCATTTTCCCACGCATCGGGCTGACTCGATATTGGGCACACTACCGCAACCTGACCCACAGCACGCCTGCGGTGGCATCTTGGGCAGCCGGTTTGGTTTTCGCATTTGGCCTGCAAGCGATGCAGGTGATGTCGTTCTTCTATCTGTTCCTGCCGACCTGGATCTTTACGATTGTTCTCTACACATTCTTGGCTCGCCGGTACGGGGCCGCACAGAGTTACACTGCCGAACGAGCGGCTGATCGAGAGCTAAGTGACGCGATCAAGGCGATGCAGGATCAACAAGCGATCGACGATGGCGAACCTGCCATCGACACGTCGCTGTTGACCAAGGCGTTGCGGGCGGTAGCGTGGACGAGCTTGGGATTGACGGCGATCCTAGCGACAATCGTGATGTTCCGAAGTCCGGACATGGCAACCTATGACAAGAACGTTGCCTTCTTCCGCACCTGGGCATTCATTTTCACGATCACTTACTTCAGTTCGTCTTACTGGGCGTTGCACCGACGCAAGGCTGTCCAAAACACTGCTGTCATCCCGGCCTCTGCCGTTTGA
- a CDS encoding ABC1 kinase family protein, which translates to MDLTDVPQLVRNADRFREVVTVLGKHGLADWLANVPVSWLDRFRGPLGDDGLTTHARIRVAMTELGTTFIKLGQVLSTRPDLIGEPLSLELAQLRANTPADRPETVISMVQSELGAPIEELFGEFDPVAFASASIGQVHHARTLQGKHVVVKVQHAGIERRIVNDLEIIEKLCEIAEQQSNQLQQYRPVKTVREFSKSLSNELDFGRELKNMQRFRRNFETAEGIRFAQPYPELSSRRVLTMECFEGISVSEKPQLDATGFDLDQIACRGANVFLDMIFRDGFYHADPHPGNLMILLDQESTAPQDSADPTVPLPTIGILDCGMVGRIDDQLREDLELSLIASVGRDAKKIAEVVARVGEVPSDFDEPAMLSAIEDLIDDYGQQSLQDFDLSGCLRDIVAIIRDHRVYLPAKVAMLLKLLVMLEGTAHQLSPRFNLVELITPYAKKAMLRRFSPRHLYSRLKSNADDWQNLFGILPKDVADILTNLKRGKFDIHLQHRRLEPIVNRLVMGILAAALFVGSASLWSNQVPPMIGGFSLPGFAGCLIAVVMGYRISRDIRRSSRSSMND; encoded by the coding sequence TAACCGTGCTGGGCAAACATGGACTGGCCGATTGGCTGGCCAATGTTCCGGTGTCATGGTTGGATCGTTTTCGCGGCCCCCTCGGTGACGACGGTTTGACGACGCACGCCCGGATCCGCGTGGCGATGACGGAACTGGGGACGACGTTCATAAAACTGGGCCAGGTGCTTAGCACGCGCCCCGACCTGATTGGCGAACCGCTTTCGCTAGAACTCGCCCAACTGCGTGCCAACACACCTGCCGACCGTCCCGAAACGGTGATCAGCATGGTCCAGTCGGAACTGGGCGCCCCCATCGAAGAACTGTTCGGCGAGTTTGATCCGGTCGCCTTTGCATCGGCATCCATTGGACAGGTTCACCACGCACGGACACTGCAGGGAAAACACGTGGTCGTCAAGGTTCAGCACGCCGGTATCGAACGCCGGATCGTGAATGATTTGGAGATCATCGAAAAGCTTTGCGAAATCGCCGAACAACAGTCCAATCAACTGCAACAGTATCGCCCGGTGAAGACGGTACGTGAATTCAGCAAATCGCTTTCCAATGAACTGGACTTTGGGCGAGAACTGAAAAACATGCAGCGGTTTCGGCGCAACTTTGAAACTGCGGAAGGGATCCGATTCGCCCAACCGTATCCCGAACTTAGTTCGCGGCGCGTGCTGACGATGGAGTGTTTCGAAGGGATCAGCGTTTCAGAGAAGCCCCAACTAGATGCAACCGGATTCGATCTGGACCAGATCGCGTGCCGTGGCGCCAATGTATTCTTGGACATGATTTTCCGCGACGGCTTCTATCACGCCGACCCGCATCCGGGCAACCTGATGATCTTGCTGGACCAGGAATCGACCGCCCCGCAGGATTCAGCGGACCCGACGGTGCCCCTGCCCACAATCGGGATTTTGGATTGCGGGATGGTGGGTCGAATTGATGATCAATTGCGCGAAGACCTAGAACTATCGCTGATCGCATCGGTCGGGCGAGACGCCAAAAAGATTGCGGAGGTGGTTGCCCGAGTAGGCGAGGTCCCCAGCGATTTTGATGAACCGGCGATGTTGTCGGCGATCGAAGACTTGATCGATGACTATGGCCAACAGTCGCTGCAAGACTTTGACCTCAGCGGTTGTTTGCGAGACATCGTCGCGATCATCCGCGATCACCGGGTCTATCTGCCGGCCAAGGTTGCGATGCTGTTGAAACTGTTGGTGATGCTGGAAGGAACCGCGCACCAACTAAGCCCGCGATTCAACTTGGTTGAATTGATTACGCCGTACGCCAAGAAGGCGATGTTGCGACGCTTCTCGCCCAGGCATCTGTACAGTCGGCTGAAGTCCAACGCGGATGACTGGCAGAATTTGTTCGGCATTCTTCCGAAGGACGTCGCCGACATCCTGACCAATCTGAAACGCGGGAAGTTCGACATCCATCTGCAACACCGCCGACTCGAACCGATCGTCAACCGACTGGTCATGGGAATCTTAGCGGCGGCCCTGTTCGTTGGTTCGGCATCCTTGTGGAGCAACCAGGTCCCCCCGATGATCGGCGGTTTTTCGCTACCAGGTTTCGCAGGCTGCTTGATTGCGGTTGTGATGGGCTACCGAATATCCAGAGACATTCGCCGTTCATCGCGATCGTCGATGAATGACTAG